Proteins encoded in a region of the Deinococcus ruber genome:
- a CDS encoding GAF domain-containing protein, which produces MEQGRHWRPNYASERALSFCTWTILQDTSLFIQDARLDPRFCTLPGVAGEPGIRRCAGAPLTTPEGHRIGTLCVMDTEPLPLSAAALQALSDLADTVVSELELRLHTL; this is translated from the coding sequence GTGGAGCAAGGCCGCCACTGGCGCCCGAATTACGCCTCTGAGCGCGCGTTGTCTTTCTGCACGTGGACGATCCTTCAGGACACCTCGCTGTTCATTCAGGACGCCCGCCTCGATCCACGTTTCTGCACCTTGCCCGGCGTGGCAGGTGAGCCGGGGATTCGCAGGTGCGCGGGTGCGCCACTGACCACGCCGGAAGGCCACCGCATCGGGACGCTGTGCGTGATGGATACCGAGCCGCTGCCCCTCAGTGCTGCCGCGCTACAGGCACTGAGTGACCTGGCCGATACGGTCGTGAGTGAACTGGAACTCCGCCTGCACACCCTCTAG